One Vespa velutina chromosome 9, iVesVel2.1, whole genome shotgun sequence DNA segment encodes these proteins:
- the LOC124951782 gene encoding interference hedgehog-like isoform X2 translates to MSFNWHPKPLAAPLGDDVNFECNLNLPPERFQWRHRPLGSDKWTPLARTVNAGAGARTAVVVSFDDKSKAGDYRCVAFYGSSGLASDPARLTLSTMHEFSDKSDIELRVPVGNTVPITCPVPYSVPEAIVQFYKNDKLMPEVELINGRTIAIENAKPSDSAYYYCTANNYITSQTLRSNHMTILSVHANATRQAPYFSKQPQTEYTVLRGKNVTMECFAAGYPVPRVTWSRLGGTLPSRSVQTKAGLTIINVQPSDRGEYDCAWSNGVANQPLKSVIILKVAEEPRIVKPPKASTFSEGGELELSCTVTGQPEPTVEWLINGETLVPDNNLEIRGSTLLISEVEKKHAGIVQCVASNEYGSDTGYNLLRVNPKQHVSGISESRPEYGLPGSSRHKHTRGGGRRRSKEGKRKGTAVLVPPNQPNVTRLSDVSVMVRWSVPENKGLPIEFFKVQYRQLGQKMNGKQGKWMTANTEIPNHVRSFEVTDLQPDNTYRFRIAAVYSNNDNKLSPNSVRFHLNRDGGFESNKMPIPLLTNTEALNHNEVLLLWQNLDKSMDIDGFYVYHRASTSAGDYVKTTVEGKNSTNITISHLQPDTTYEFKVQSFSVDAASEFSKILRQKTKKAPVEQAVQQVVAENKLKPTASDKNANMYAIIGGVFGGSILLVSIAAIAVVYKRTKIKQSRESSQSEGKPIANGRVTNGGVTDSKINITSNPLAGLDASDDMIQPKSGQQSSMEMTSFLNGQNNNGNDHNNEDSVGIDVNAPRNEPAPLHQGSPPNEQPL, encoded by the exons ATGTCCTTCAATTGGCATCCAAAACCTTTGGCCGCGCCGTTGGGGGATGACGTGAATTTCGAGTGCAACCTCAATCTTCCACCGGAAAGATTTCAATGGCGGCACAGGCCTCTCGGCTCGGACAAGTGGACGCCCCTAGCTCGTACGGTGAACGCGGGTGCTGGAGCCAGGACTGCTGTCGTTGTCAGTTTCGATGATAAGTCGAAGGCAGGCGACTACCGCTGCGTAGCTTTTTATG gCTCCAGTGGATTGGCGTCCGATCCGGCTCGTCTGACTTTGTCGACCATGCATGAATTCTCCGACAAGAGTGACATCGAATTACGCGTACCGGTTGGTAATACCGTTCCTATAACATGTCCAGTGCCTTACTCCGTCCCGGAGGCGATAGTACAATTTTACAAGAACGACAAATTGATGCCAGAAGTAGAACTGATAAACGGTCGAACGATAGCCATCGAAAATGCAAAACCCTCCGACTCGGCGTATTATTATTGCACggctaataattatataacgtcTCAAACCTTAAGGAGCAACCATATGACTATCTTAAGCGTTCATGCAAACGCGACTCGCCAAGCACCGTACTTCTCGAAACAGCCCCAAACCGAGTACACCGTTTTACGTGGCAAAAACGTTACGATGGAGTGTTTTGCCGCGGGCTATCCGGTCCCTCGTGTAACTTGGAGCAGACTGGGTGGTACGTTGCCTTCGAGATCCGTACAAACGAAAGCTGGCTTAACTATAATTAACGTGCAACCTTCCGATCGTGGCGAATACGATTGTGCTTGGAGCAATGGCGTAGCCAATCAACCACTTAAATCTGTGATCATTTTGAAAGTTGCCGAGGAACCTAGAATCGTGAAACCACCAAAGGCTTCGACCTTCTCCGAGGGTGGCGAATTGGAATTGTCCTGTACGGTTACCGGACAACCGGAACCTACGGTCGAGTGGTTAATAAACGGCGAAACTTTGGTGCCCGATAATAACTTGGAGATTCGTGGTTCGACCCTGCTCATATCGGAGGTTGAGAAAAAGCACGCCGGTATAGTCCAGTGCGTTGCCAGTAACGAGTATGGTTCCGATACCGGGTACAACTTGTTGAGGGTCAATCCAAAACAGCATGTAAGTGGTATATCCGAGTCTAGACCGGAATATGGTCTTCCTGGATCTTCTAGGCACAAACATACCAGGGGCGGAGGTAGGAGAAGAAGCAAAGAGGGAAAACGTAAAGGGACCG CGGTACTGGTTCCGCCGAATCAGCCGAACGTTACTCGACTCTCGGACGTTTCCGTCATGGTTAGATGGTCTGTACCGGAGAACAAGGGTCTTCCGATAGAATTCTTTAAGGTTCAATATCGTCAACTTGGTCAAAAGATGAACGGTAAACAGGGCAAGTGGATGACGGCGAATACGGAGATACCTAATCACGTGCGTTCCTTCGAAGTGACGGACTTGCAGCCCGATAATACTTATAGATTTAGAATAGCTGCGGTTTATTCGAACAACGACAACAAACTGAGCCCAAATTCGGTGCGTTTTCATTTGAATCGTGACGGTGGTTTCGAAAGCAATAAGATGCCGATCCCTTTGCTGACGAATACCGAGGCTTTGAATCACAACGAAGTCTTGCTCCTTTGGCAAAATCTTGACAAATCAATGGACATCGATGGCTTTTACGTTTATCATCGTGCCTCCACATCCGCCGGTGATTACGTGAAGACTACGGTCGAGGGAAAAAATTCTACGAACATAACGATATCTCATTTACAACCGGACACCACGTACGAATTTAAAGTACAAAGCTTCTCCGTAGACGCCGCCTCGGAATTTTCCAAAATCTTAAGACAGAAGACGAAAAAGGCTCCGGTCGAGCAAGCAGTTCAGCAAGTCGTAGCTGAGAACAAGTTAAAGCCAACAGCGAGCGACAAGAATGCCAACATGTACGCAATTATCGGCGGCGTCTTTGGTGGATCCATTCTCTTGGTCAGCATCGCGGCTATTGCGGTTGTTTACAAGAGGACCAAGATCAAACAGAGTCGTGAATCCTCTCAAAGCGAAG GGAAGCCAATAGCAAACGGAAGAGTAACGAACGGAGGTGTGACCGACTCTAAAATTAACATAACGTCGAATCCATTGGCCGGTCTCGATGCTTCCGACGATATGATCCAGCCTAAG AGCGGACAGCAATCGTCGATGGAAATGACCTCCTTTCTAAACGGCCAGAACAACAACGGCAACGACCATAACAACGAGGACTCCGTTGGAATCGACGTGAACGCTCCCCGTAACGAGCCAGCACCCTTGCATCAAGGATCACCGCCTAACGAGCAACCACTATGA
- the LOC124951782 gene encoding interference hedgehog-like isoform X3, which translates to MGSVFTLRGIVTALVYALLHPANGQRQELGMSFNWHPKPLAAPLGDDVNFECNLNLPPERFQWRHRPLGSDKWTPLARTVNAGAGARTAVVVSFDDKSKAGDYRCVAFYGSSGLASDPARLTLSTMHEFSDKSDIELRVPVGNTVPITCPVPYSVPEAIVQFYKNDKLMPEVELINGRTIAIENAKPSDSAYYYCTANNYITSQTLRSNHMTILSVHANATRQAPYFSKQPQTEYTVLRGKNVTMECFAAGYPVPRVTWSRLGGTLPSRSVQTKAGLTIINVQPSDRGEYDCAWSNGVANQPLKSVIILKVAEEPRIVKPPKASTFSEGGELELSCTVTGQPEPTVEWLINGETLVPDNNLEIRGSTLLISEVEKKHAGIVQCVASNEYGSDTGYNLLRVNPKQHVSGISESRPEYGLPGSSRHKHTRGGGRRRSKEGKRKGTAVLVPPNQPNVTRLSDVSVMVRWSVPENKGLPIEFFKVQYRQLGQKMNGKQGKWMTANTEIPNHVRSFEVTDLQPDNTYRFRIAAVYSNNDNKLSPNSVRFHLNRDGGFESNKMPIPLLTNTEALNHNEVLLLWQNLDKSMDIDGFYVYHRASTSAGDYVKTTVEGKNSTNITISHLQPDTTYEFKVQSFSVDAASEFSKILRQKTKKAPVEQAVQQVVAENKLKPTASDKNANMYAIIGGVFGGSILLVSIAAIAVVYKRTKIKQSRESSQSEGKPIANGRVTNGGVTDSKINITSNPLAGLDASDDMIQPKI; encoded by the exons ATGGGATCCGTCTTCACCCTACGTGGCATCGTCACCGCTCTTGTCTACGCCTTGTTGCATCCTGCAAACG GGCAGAGGCAGGAGCTGGGCATGTCCTTCAATTGGCATCCAAAACCTTTGGCCGCGCCGTTGGGGGATGACGTGAATTTCGAGTGCAACCTCAATCTTCCACCGGAAAGATTTCAATGGCGGCACAGGCCTCTCGGCTCGGACAAGTGGACGCCCCTAGCTCGTACGGTGAACGCGGGTGCTGGAGCCAGGACTGCTGTCGTTGTCAGTTTCGATGATAAGTCGAAGGCAGGCGACTACCGCTGCGTAGCTTTTTATG gCTCCAGTGGATTGGCGTCCGATCCGGCTCGTCTGACTTTGTCGACCATGCATGAATTCTCCGACAAGAGTGACATCGAATTACGCGTACCGGTTGGTAATACCGTTCCTATAACATGTCCAGTGCCTTACTCCGTCCCGGAGGCGATAGTACAATTTTACAAGAACGACAAATTGATGCCAGAAGTAGAACTGATAAACGGTCGAACGATAGCCATCGAAAATGCAAAACCCTCCGACTCGGCGTATTATTATTGCACggctaataattatataacgtcTCAAACCTTAAGGAGCAACCATATGACTATCTTAAGCGTTCATGCAAACGCGACTCGCCAAGCACCGTACTTCTCGAAACAGCCCCAAACCGAGTACACCGTTTTACGTGGCAAAAACGTTACGATGGAGTGTTTTGCCGCGGGCTATCCGGTCCCTCGTGTAACTTGGAGCAGACTGGGTGGTACGTTGCCTTCGAGATCCGTACAAACGAAAGCTGGCTTAACTATAATTAACGTGCAACCTTCCGATCGTGGCGAATACGATTGTGCTTGGAGCAATGGCGTAGCCAATCAACCACTTAAATCTGTGATCATTTTGAAAGTTGCCGAGGAACCTAGAATCGTGAAACCACCAAAGGCTTCGACCTTCTCCGAGGGTGGCGAATTGGAATTGTCCTGTACGGTTACCGGACAACCGGAACCTACGGTCGAGTGGTTAATAAACGGCGAAACTTTGGTGCCCGATAATAACTTGGAGATTCGTGGTTCGACCCTGCTCATATCGGAGGTTGAGAAAAAGCACGCCGGTATAGTCCAGTGCGTTGCCAGTAACGAGTATGGTTCCGATACCGGGTACAACTTGTTGAGGGTCAATCCAAAACAGCATGTAAGTGGTATATCCGAGTCTAGACCGGAATATGGTCTTCCTGGATCTTCTAGGCACAAACATACCAGGGGCGGAGGTAGGAGAAGAAGCAAAGAGGGAAAACGTAAAGGGACCG CGGTACTGGTTCCGCCGAATCAGCCGAACGTTACTCGACTCTCGGACGTTTCCGTCATGGTTAGATGGTCTGTACCGGAGAACAAGGGTCTTCCGATAGAATTCTTTAAGGTTCAATATCGTCAACTTGGTCAAAAGATGAACGGTAAACAGGGCAAGTGGATGACGGCGAATACGGAGATACCTAATCACGTGCGTTCCTTCGAAGTGACGGACTTGCAGCCCGATAATACTTATAGATTTAGAATAGCTGCGGTTTATTCGAACAACGACAACAAACTGAGCCCAAATTCGGTGCGTTTTCATTTGAATCGTGACGGTGGTTTCGAAAGCAATAAGATGCCGATCCCTTTGCTGACGAATACCGAGGCTTTGAATCACAACGAAGTCTTGCTCCTTTGGCAAAATCTTGACAAATCAATGGACATCGATGGCTTTTACGTTTATCATCGTGCCTCCACATCCGCCGGTGATTACGTGAAGACTACGGTCGAGGGAAAAAATTCTACGAACATAACGATATCTCATTTACAACCGGACACCACGTACGAATTTAAAGTACAAAGCTTCTCCGTAGACGCCGCCTCGGAATTTTCCAAAATCTTAAGACAGAAGACGAAAAAGGCTCCGGTCGAGCAAGCAGTTCAGCAAGTCGTAGCTGAGAACAAGTTAAAGCCAACAGCGAGCGACAAGAATGCCAACATGTACGCAATTATCGGCGGCGTCTTTGGTGGATCCATTCTCTTGGTCAGCATCGCGGCTATTGCGGTTGTTTACAAGAGGACCAAGATCAAACAGAGTCGTGAATCCTCTCAAAGCGAAG GGAAGCCAATAGCAAACGGAAGAGTAACGAACGGAGGTGTGACCGACTCTAAAATTAACATAACGTCGAATCCATTGGCCGGTCTCGATGCTTCCGACGATATGATCCAGCCTAAG ATCTGA
- the LOC124951782 gene encoding interference hedgehog-like isoform X1: MGSVFTLRGIVTALVYALLHPANGQRQELGMSFNWHPKPLAAPLGDDVNFECNLNLPPERFQWRHRPLGSDKWTPLARTVNAGAGARTAVVVSFDDKSKAGDYRCVAFYGSSGLASDPARLTLSTMHEFSDKSDIELRVPVGNTVPITCPVPYSVPEAIVQFYKNDKLMPEVELINGRTIAIENAKPSDSAYYYCTANNYITSQTLRSNHMTILSVHANATRQAPYFSKQPQTEYTVLRGKNVTMECFAAGYPVPRVTWSRLGGTLPSRSVQTKAGLTIINVQPSDRGEYDCAWSNGVANQPLKSVIILKVAEEPRIVKPPKASTFSEGGELELSCTVTGQPEPTVEWLINGETLVPDNNLEIRGSTLLISEVEKKHAGIVQCVASNEYGSDTGYNLLRVNPKQHVSGISESRPEYGLPGSSRHKHTRGGGRRRSKEGKRKGTAVLVPPNQPNVTRLSDVSVMVRWSVPENKGLPIEFFKVQYRQLGQKMNGKQGKWMTANTEIPNHVRSFEVTDLQPDNTYRFRIAAVYSNNDNKLSPNSVRFHLNRDGGFESNKMPIPLLTNTEALNHNEVLLLWQNLDKSMDIDGFYVYHRASTSAGDYVKTTVEGKNSTNITISHLQPDTTYEFKVQSFSVDAASEFSKILRQKTKKAPVEQAVQQVVAENKLKPTASDKNANMYAIIGGVFGGSILLVSIAAIAVVYKRTKIKQSRESSQSEGKPIANGRVTNGGVTDSKINITSNPLAGLDASDDMIQPKSGQQSSMEMTSFLNGQNNNGNDHNNEDSVGIDVNAPRNEPAPLHQGSPPNEQPL, translated from the exons ATGGGATCCGTCTTCACCCTACGTGGCATCGTCACCGCTCTTGTCTACGCCTTGTTGCATCCTGCAAACG GGCAGAGGCAGGAGCTGGGCATGTCCTTCAATTGGCATCCAAAACCTTTGGCCGCGCCGTTGGGGGATGACGTGAATTTCGAGTGCAACCTCAATCTTCCACCGGAAAGATTTCAATGGCGGCACAGGCCTCTCGGCTCGGACAAGTGGACGCCCCTAGCTCGTACGGTGAACGCGGGTGCTGGAGCCAGGACTGCTGTCGTTGTCAGTTTCGATGATAAGTCGAAGGCAGGCGACTACCGCTGCGTAGCTTTTTATG gCTCCAGTGGATTGGCGTCCGATCCGGCTCGTCTGACTTTGTCGACCATGCATGAATTCTCCGACAAGAGTGACATCGAATTACGCGTACCGGTTGGTAATACCGTTCCTATAACATGTCCAGTGCCTTACTCCGTCCCGGAGGCGATAGTACAATTTTACAAGAACGACAAATTGATGCCAGAAGTAGAACTGATAAACGGTCGAACGATAGCCATCGAAAATGCAAAACCCTCCGACTCGGCGTATTATTATTGCACggctaataattatataacgtcTCAAACCTTAAGGAGCAACCATATGACTATCTTAAGCGTTCATGCAAACGCGACTCGCCAAGCACCGTACTTCTCGAAACAGCCCCAAACCGAGTACACCGTTTTACGTGGCAAAAACGTTACGATGGAGTGTTTTGCCGCGGGCTATCCGGTCCCTCGTGTAACTTGGAGCAGACTGGGTGGTACGTTGCCTTCGAGATCCGTACAAACGAAAGCTGGCTTAACTATAATTAACGTGCAACCTTCCGATCGTGGCGAATACGATTGTGCTTGGAGCAATGGCGTAGCCAATCAACCACTTAAATCTGTGATCATTTTGAAAGTTGCCGAGGAACCTAGAATCGTGAAACCACCAAAGGCTTCGACCTTCTCCGAGGGTGGCGAATTGGAATTGTCCTGTACGGTTACCGGACAACCGGAACCTACGGTCGAGTGGTTAATAAACGGCGAAACTTTGGTGCCCGATAATAACTTGGAGATTCGTGGTTCGACCCTGCTCATATCGGAGGTTGAGAAAAAGCACGCCGGTATAGTCCAGTGCGTTGCCAGTAACGAGTATGGTTCCGATACCGGGTACAACTTGTTGAGGGTCAATCCAAAACAGCATGTAAGTGGTATATCCGAGTCTAGACCGGAATATGGTCTTCCTGGATCTTCTAGGCACAAACATACCAGGGGCGGAGGTAGGAGAAGAAGCAAAGAGGGAAAACGTAAAGGGACCG CGGTACTGGTTCCGCCGAATCAGCCGAACGTTACTCGACTCTCGGACGTTTCCGTCATGGTTAGATGGTCTGTACCGGAGAACAAGGGTCTTCCGATAGAATTCTTTAAGGTTCAATATCGTCAACTTGGTCAAAAGATGAACGGTAAACAGGGCAAGTGGATGACGGCGAATACGGAGATACCTAATCACGTGCGTTCCTTCGAAGTGACGGACTTGCAGCCCGATAATACTTATAGATTTAGAATAGCTGCGGTTTATTCGAACAACGACAACAAACTGAGCCCAAATTCGGTGCGTTTTCATTTGAATCGTGACGGTGGTTTCGAAAGCAATAAGATGCCGATCCCTTTGCTGACGAATACCGAGGCTTTGAATCACAACGAAGTCTTGCTCCTTTGGCAAAATCTTGACAAATCAATGGACATCGATGGCTTTTACGTTTATCATCGTGCCTCCACATCCGCCGGTGATTACGTGAAGACTACGGTCGAGGGAAAAAATTCTACGAACATAACGATATCTCATTTACAACCGGACACCACGTACGAATTTAAAGTACAAAGCTTCTCCGTAGACGCCGCCTCGGAATTTTCCAAAATCTTAAGACAGAAGACGAAAAAGGCTCCGGTCGAGCAAGCAGTTCAGCAAGTCGTAGCTGAGAACAAGTTAAAGCCAACAGCGAGCGACAAGAATGCCAACATGTACGCAATTATCGGCGGCGTCTTTGGTGGATCCATTCTCTTGGTCAGCATCGCGGCTATTGCGGTTGTTTACAAGAGGACCAAGATCAAACAGAGTCGTGAATCCTCTCAAAGCGAAG GGAAGCCAATAGCAAACGGAAGAGTAACGAACGGAGGTGTGACCGACTCTAAAATTAACATAACGTCGAATCCATTGGCCGGTCTCGATGCTTCCGACGATATGATCCAGCCTAAG AGCGGACAGCAATCGTCGATGGAAATGACCTCCTTTCTAAACGGCCAGAACAACAACGGCAACGACCATAACAACGAGGACTCCGTTGGAATCGACGTGAACGCTCCCCGTAACGAGCCAGCACCCTTGCATCAAGGATCACCGCCTAACGAGCAACCACTATGA